In a genomic window of Agarivorans albus:
- a CDS encoding 3'(2'),5'-bisphosphate nucleotidase CysQ family protein: MTKSKINCHFSSAQLQQFVGLAITAAKQAGEYIAAYPREQLKVEHKSQDLSLSAQVVTEVDRHCERIILNTLKPITQLNQLATLAEENTEGFDLTQHPRFSSKAFWAIDPLDGTLPFIEGGDGYAVSIALVNKAGQALLGVCYLPFSNKLYHSYFNPDSQQHHSFKQQLAFEQKTPSNICDLGSTSLTFYCDRSSLKLPYFEQLKAQLEQLAKHLGYSELLINSSAGAVVNACSVIDESNALYLKLAKRTQGGGCIWDFAASSCIAQGCNAWVSDSYGQALELNNSTSSFMNQKGVLYASNATLAKQVLALKLNEQFSDA; encoded by the coding sequence ATGACTAAGTCTAAGATAAATTGCCACTTTAGTTCAGCTCAACTGCAACAGTTTGTAGGCCTTGCAATAACTGCCGCCAAACAAGCTGGCGAATACATTGCCGCTTACCCAAGAGAGCAACTAAAGGTAGAACATAAATCCCAAGATTTGAGTTTAAGCGCGCAGGTGGTTACCGAAGTAGACCGACATTGTGAAAGGATAATTTTAAACACACTTAAGCCAATCACTCAGTTGAACCAACTAGCCACTCTAGCCGAAGAAAACACCGAAGGCTTCGATTTAACGCAACACCCGCGGTTTAGCAGTAAAGCTTTTTGGGCAATCGACCCCTTAGATGGCACCTTGCCCTTTATCGAAGGAGGCGATGGTTACGCGGTATCAATTGCTTTAGTGAATAAAGCCGGTCAAGCACTTTTGGGTGTATGTTACCTTCCCTTTAGTAACAAGCTCTACCACAGCTACTTTAACCCTGACTCCCAACAACACCACAGTTTTAAGCAACAGCTTGCGTTTGAGCAAAAAACACCAAGCAATATATGCGACTTAGGCTCCACTTCGCTAACATTTTATTGTGATAGAAGCAGCCTTAAATTGCCTTATTTTGAGCAACTTAAGGCGCAATTAGAACAGCTTGCCAAACACTTAGGTTATTCTGAACTGCTAATTAACAGTAGTGCTGGAGCCGTAGTAAACGCTTGCTCAGTAATTGATGAATCAAACGCTTTGTATTTAAAACTCGCCAAGCGAACACAAGGTGGCGGCTGCATTTGGGATTTCGCCGCCAGCTCATGCATTGCCCAAGGCTGCAATGCTTGGGTGAGCGACAGCTACGGTCAAGCCTTAGAGCTAAATAACTCAACTAGCAGCTTTATGAATCAAAAAGGCGTGTTGTATGCCAGCAACGCCACCTTAGCCAAGCAGGTTTTAGCCCTTAAACTCAACGAGCAATTTAGTGATGCATAA
- a CDS encoding oxidoreductase family protein, which translates to MSLSERQQAKLKQLNQAGSISEVTTIQSLWGGYGELLRVRFKHGIRPSLVVKNIAFPEQTKHPRGWNTALSHQRKVHSYQVELAWYQQFAQDCDQHCYMPQLIDSSQHDDQQSIVLEDLHTLGYSEVRQQVDFKQALACIRWLAYFHARFMQRSASSLWPQGGYWHLATRPDELAAMAESPLKQAASAIDLHLQSSDYFCLIHGDAKLANFCFNQTLSQVAAVDFQYVGKGCGIQDLALFVGSCLSEQQCFEQQPNILDYYFEMLQQALEHYAIPEVNFTELEQQWRDLYPFAWADFERFLEGWSPGHWKLNSYSHQQTQLALQILAENSND; encoded by the coding sequence ATGTCTTTATCTGAACGACAACAAGCAAAACTTAAGCAACTAAATCAAGCTGGCAGCATTTCTGAGGTAACAACTATTCAATCCCTCTGGGGAGGCTATGGCGAACTACTTAGAGTAAGGTTTAAGCATGGTATTCGCCCAAGTTTGGTAGTGAAAAACATAGCGTTTCCAGAGCAAACGAAACATCCGCGAGGATGGAATACGGCTCTCTCACACCAACGTAAAGTTCATTCATACCAAGTTGAGTTGGCATGGTACCAACAGTTTGCCCAAGATTGTGACCAACACTGTTATATGCCCCAACTTATCGATTCAAGCCAGCATGATGACCAGCAAAGTATTGTATTGGAAGACCTACATACCTTGGGTTACAGCGAAGTAAGACAACAAGTAGACTTTAAGCAAGCTTTAGCTTGTATCCGATGGTTAGCCTATTTTCATGCCCGTTTTATGCAACGCTCAGCCTCTTCACTTTGGCCTCAAGGCGGCTATTGGCACTTAGCGACTCGCCCCGACGAACTCGCTGCTATGGCCGAGTCACCTCTTAAACAAGCAGCGTCGGCGATAGATCTACATCTACAATCTAGCGATTACTTTTGCCTTATTCACGGCGATGCCAAGCTTGCCAACTTTTGCTTTAATCAAACACTAAGCCAAGTAGCAGCAGTAGATTTTCAGTACGTTGGCAAGGGTTGTGGTATCCAAGATTTGGCCCTATTTGTAGGTAGTTGCCTTAGTGAACAACAGTGCTTTGAGCAACAACCAAACATTCTTGACTACTACTTCGAAATGCTACAACAAGCCCTTGAACACTATGCTATTCCTGAAGTTAACTTTACAGAGCTGGAGCAACAATGGCGAGATTTGTATCCTTTTGCTTGGGCCGACTTTGAACGTTTTCTCGAAGGCTGGAGCCCAGGTCACTGGAAGCTAAATAGTTACAGCCACCAACAAACCCAGCTGGCTCTCCAAATTTTGGCAGAAAATAGCAATGACTAA